Proteins encoded by one window of Candidatus Obscuribacterales bacterium:
- a CDS encoding DUF3310 domain-containing protein: protein MSKFKVGDRVVSRSPQTILLEYKGVEGQVKQVFEDGTITIVYPDGVLQVGCIYLDDLHHPGKDNQGYDPVNKPIHYGSGKIEAIEYIEDFLTREEYIGYLRGNIAKYMHRFRYKNGVEDLQKAQWYLGRLIETMRDA from the coding sequence ATGTCTAAATTTAAGGTTGGTGATCGGGTCGTCTCAAGATCGCCACAAACTATATTGCTGGAATATAAGGGTGTGGAGGGCCAAGTTAAACAAGTCTTTGAAGATGGGACTATTACTATTGTCTATCCTGATGGTGTCCTTCAAGTTGGATGTATATATTTAGACGACCTGCACCATCCCGGCAAAGATAACCAGGGATATGATCCCGTCAACAAACCAATCCACTACGGATCGGGTAAGATCGAGGCAATCGAGTATATCGAGGATTTCCTGACCAGAGAGGAATACATCGGATACCTTCGTGGGAATATCGCCAAGTATATGCACAGGTTCCGATACAAGAATGGGGTGGAGGACTTGCAGAAGGCTCAGTGGTATCTGGGCAGGTTGATTGAGACAATGAGGGACG